Proteins from a single region of Bacteroidota bacterium:
- the rpoN gene encoding RNA polymerase factor sigma-54: protein MISQSQNLKLSQKLFPKVILNQSVLAVPTLALEQMIKKELEENVLLEEEASDEIKDETAEEKDLELKKDEEDIKKEDDEIEPSENTKEDELDWDDYFNKEEMDYDPAEHASKGTQNDYDNSNIQAASFLNESLMLQVHLMGLPPKKAFIAEEIVGSLNDEGYLTTDIIDLIRDIDELKVDTEFKDEFFSILEVEEVLKEIQMSIEPAGIAARNLQECLSIQIERSAIDTFIKKNALRVINEFFEELRLKNYEKLAKELNTSLEKVKKIFEAIHKLNPKPGQTESGAAESYIYPDMIITKVNNNFEVYLNEKNVPSLRINKSYREMYQSGDKIDKDTKEFLSNNFNRAKWFLDAINSRRQTLLKVMNSILQRQYVWFNNEGVGLRPMIEKDVAEDIQMDVSTVSRAVKGKYVQTDFGIYSLKSFFSNALTNEDGFDVSAKEAKDKLKQIIENEDKKNPFTDDALVKEMTNAGYKIARRTVTKYREAMNIAKARLRRSI from the coding sequence GTGATATCACAAAGTCAAAATTTAAAACTATCACAAAAACTTTTTCCAAAAGTAATACTTAATCAGAGTGTTCTTGCAGTGCCAACTCTGGCGCTTGAGCAGATGATAAAGAAAGAGCTTGAAGAAAATGTTCTTCTGGAAGAAGAAGCTTCCGATGAGATAAAGGATGAAACCGCTGAGGAAAAAGATCTTGAACTGAAAAAAGACGAAGAGGATATAAAGAAAGAAGATGATGAGATAGAGCCCTCTGAAAATACAAAAGAAGATGAGCTTGACTGGGATGACTATTTCAATAAAGAAGAAATGGATTACGATCCCGCCGAGCACGCATCGAAGGGAACACAGAATGATTACGACAACTCCAATATACAGGCAGCATCATTTTTAAATGAAAGCTTAATGTTGCAGGTTCATCTTATGGGCTTGCCGCCGAAGAAAGCATTTATAGCAGAAGAGATTGTCGGCTCCTTAAATGATGAAGGATATCTTACAACTGATATAATTGATTTAATCCGTGATATAGATGAACTGAAAGTTGATACTGAATTCAAAGATGAGTTCTTTTCAATACTTGAAGTTGAAGAAGTACTGAAAGAAATTCAGATGAGCATTGAGCCTGCAGGTATTGCGGCGAGAAATCTTCAGGAGTGTTTGTCTATTCAGATTGAACGTTCTGCAATAGATACTTTCATTAAGAAAAATGCGCTAAGAGTAATTAATGAATTCTTTGAAGAGCTTCGTTTAAAGAATTATGAAAAGCTTGCAAAGGAATTAAATACATCATTAGAAAAAGTTAAGAAAATATTTGAAGCGATACATAAGCTTAATCCAAAACCGGGACAAACTGAAAGCGGCGCTGCGGAGAGTTATATCTATCCTGATATGATAATCACAAAAGTGAATAATAACTTTGAAGTTTATCTCAATGAAAAGAACGTTCCGTCCCTGCGTATAAATAAATCGTACAGGGAGATGTATCAGAGCGGAGATAAAATTGATAAAGATACAAAAGAATTTTTATCAAATAATTTTAACCGCGCAAAATGGTTTTTAGATGCGATTAATTCAAGAAGACAGACACTGCTAAAAGTAATGAATTCGATTTTACAACGACAGTACGTGTGGTTCAATAATGAAGGTGTGGGATTAAGACCAATGATTGAAAAAGATGTTGCGGAAGATATTCAGATGGATGTGTCAACCGTCAGCCGCGCAGTGAAAGGGAAGTATGTGCAGACTGATTTCGGAATTTACTCACTGAAATCATTTTTCAGCAATGCTCTTACAAATGAAGACGGCTTTGATGTATCTGCGAAAGAAGCTAAAGATAAATTGAAACAGATCATTGAGAACGAGGACAAGAAAAATCCTTTTACCGATGATGCTCTTGTGAAGGAAATGACCAATGCGGGGTATAAGATTGCAAGAAGAACAGTTACGAAATACAGAGAGGCGATGAATATTGCAAAGGCGAGACTGAGACGTTCGATTTAA
- the hslU gene encoding ATP-dependent protease ATPase subunit HslU, translated as MTEEKEVKKTEKTPNKNGKAEKNLSGDKIKQLTPSEIVAELDKYIIGQHNAKKSVAIALRNRWRRQQVPDSMKDEIMPNNIIMIGPTGVGKTEIARRISKLSNAPFIKVEASKFTEVGYVGRDVESMIRELTDLSVTMVKKEKSDLVQKKAEENVIERILDILVPPMKKKVSIDSDRAEAAQAEGGGDNQVVGFTVNVEPQDEKSEESNQKTREKFREDLKSGKLDNRNIELDLSAEAPMLQVLGPIGLEEMGLNLQDLFGNMMPKKSKKRKLTIAEAKTILVQEEAQKLIDMDAAIKEAIEKVQNSGIVFIDEIDKIAGGSKASNQSPDVSREGVQRDLLPIVEGSTVITKYGPVKTDHILFIASGAFHVAKPSDLIPELQGRFPIRVELNSLTEEDFYNILTQTQNALIKQYVAMLETEAITLTFKEDAIREVAKIAALVNEQVENIGARRLHTILTTLLESILFEVPDKIKKKKIDIDKKYVNDKLSAIVKDRDLSSYIL; from the coding sequence ATGACTGAAGAAAAAGAAGTAAAGAAAACAGAAAAGACTCCTAACAAAAACGGTAAAGCTGAAAAAAATTTATCGGGCGATAAAATTAAACAGCTCACTCCATCAGAAATAGTAGCAGAACTTGATAAATATATAATCGGCCAGCACAACGCAAAAAAATCTGTTGCAATAGCATTGCGTAACAGATGGAGAAGGCAGCAGGTGCCGGACAGCATGAAAGATGAAATCATGCCGAACAATATTATTATGATTGGACCGACCGGAGTCGGTAAGACAGAAATTGCAAGAAGAATTTCAAAATTATCAAACGCTCCTTTTATAAAAGTAGAGGCTTCAAAGTTTACTGAAGTCGGTTATGTAGGAAGAGATGTTGAGTCAATGATTCGCGAACTCACCGATTTATCTGTTACGATGGTAAAGAAGGAAAAATCGGATTTAGTACAGAAGAAAGCAGAAGAAAATGTTATTGAAAGAATTCTTGATATTCTCGTTCCTCCTATGAAAAAGAAAGTTTCCATTGATAGCGACAGGGCAGAAGCTGCGCAGGCTGAAGGCGGCGGAGATAATCAAGTAGTGGGATTTACTGTAAATGTTGAGCCACAGGATGAGAAGTCTGAAGAGTCAAATCAGAAGACAAGAGAGAAATTCCGTGAGGATCTGAAATCAGGAAAACTTGATAACAGAAATATTGAACTCGATTTATCTGCTGAAGCACCTATGCTTCAGGTACTTGGACCTATCGGCCTTGAAGAAATGGGACTGAACCTTCAGGACTTGTTCGGAAATATGATGCCGAAGAAATCCAAGAAAAGAAAATTAACAATTGCCGAAGCAAAGACCATTCTTGTTCAGGAAGAAGCTCAGAAGTTAATTGATATGGATGCTGCAATAAAAGAAGCTATAGAGAAAGTACAGAACTCGGGAATAGTTTTTATAGATGAAATTGATAAGATTGCAGGCGGAAGCAAGGCATCGAATCAAAGCCCCGACGTATCACGTGAAGGTGTGCAGAGAGATTTGCTTCCGATTGTTGAAGGCTCTACAGTAATTACAAAATACGGTCCCGTAAAAACTGACCATATTTTATTTATTGCATCCGGCGCTTTTCACGTGGCTAAGCCAAGTGATTTAATTCCTGAATTGCAGGGAAGATTTCCAATAAGAGTTGAACTTAACAGCTTAACTGAAGAAGACTTTTATAATATTCTTACTCAGACACAGAATGCTTTGATAAAGCAATATGTGGCTATGCTGGAAACAGAAGCAATCACACTTACTTTTAAAGAAGATGCAATAAGAGAAGTTGCAAAGATTGCAGCGCTTGTAAATGAGCAGGTTGAAAACATCGGAGCAAGAAGACTGCATACAATACTTACAACACTTCTTGAAAGTATTTTATTCGAAGTGCCGGATAAAATCAAAAAGAAAAAAATTGATATCGATAAAAAATATGTGAACGATAAACTTTCAGCAATTGTAAAAGACAGAGACTTAAGCAGTTACATTTTATAA
- the hslV gene encoding ATP-dependent protease subunit HslV: MRSTTVIGLVRNGKAAIGSDGQVTMGNTVAKSTTKKVRKIYNDTVLVGFAGSTSDAFTLYERFESKLEQYKGNLARAAVEMAKEWRSDKYLRRLEALLAVVGKDKAYIISGNGDIIEPDDGIVAIGSGGPYALAAAKVLVKYTKLSAKEIVTESLNQAADICIYTNHNISIEEL, from the coding sequence ATACGTTCAACAACTGTAATAGGTCTCGTCCGTAACGGCAAAGCTGCTATCGGCAGTGATGGTCAGGTTACGATGGGAAATACAGTTGCAAAATCTACGACAAAAAAAGTAAGAAAAATTTATAACGATACAGTGCTCGTCGGTTTTGCAGGTTCAACATCGGATGCATTTACACTCTATGAAAGATTTGAATCGAAGCTTGAGCAGTACAAAGGAAACTTAGCGCGCGCAGCAGTTGAGATGGCGAAGGAATGGAGAAGCGATAAGTACTTACGAAGACTTGAAGCATTGCTTGCAGTAGTCGGTAAAGATAAGGCTTATATAATTTCCGGTAACGGAGATATAATTGAGCCAGATGACGGAATTGTTGCAATCGGTTCAGGCGGTCCTTATGCATTAGCTGCGGCAAAAGTTTTAGTGAAGTACACAAAACTTTCCGCAAAGGAAATTGTAACTGAATCGCTTAACCAGGCAGCAGATATATGCATCTATACAAATCACAATATTTCAATAGAAGAATTATAA
- a CDS encoding DUF3109 family protein: MKINLDKYIIDDRIFDVKFSCDLNMCKGACCTITGTDGAPLLEKEINVMKHLLPKVEKYLPEKHLDVIKREGFYYRHDNDYAVSTYNDNECVFSFYDEKGIAKCAFQTAYFAGEIEFKKPISCYLFPIRVYGKKRNIMRYEKITECNDALDKGVTEDKTVFEFLKQPIIDEFGIDFYKAAKEKFLNKNLNKTKV; this comes from the coding sequence ATGAAAATAAATTTAGACAAGTATATAATAGACGACAGGATTTTCGATGTGAAGTTTTCCTGCGATTTGAATATGTGCAAAGGAGCATGCTGTACAATCACAGGAACAGACGGCGCGCCGCTGCTTGAAAAAGAAATTAATGTAATGAAGCATCTGCTTCCGAAGGTAGAGAAATATTTGCCCGAAAAACATCTTGATGTTATAAAGCGCGAAGGATTTTATTACAGACACGATAACGATTATGCAGTTAGTACGTATAATGATAATGAATGTGTTTTTTCTTTTTACGATGAAAAGGGAATAGCAAAGTGCGCTTTTCAGACGGCATACTTTGCGGGAGAGATTGAGTTCAAAAAACCGATTTCATGTTATCTTTTCCCTATAAGAGTTTATGGCAAAAAAAGAAACATAATGCGTTACGAAAAAATAACTGAGTGCAACGATGCTCTAGATAAAGGTGTTACAGAAGATAAGACGGTTTTTGAATTTTTAAAGCAGCCGATTATTGATGAGTTCGGTATTGATTTTTACAAAGCAGCAAAAGAAAAATTTTTAAATAAGAATTTAAACAAAACAAAAGTATAG
- the dprA gene encoding DNA-protecting protein DprA → MTVNLDLSETDFREIKYLYFLSRIENIGNVKITSLVNLFKSAEAVFNADLLSIKNTEILTIANIKNLEKVRNSQAAMESLEKEFSNLMDVCEKKDIKITSFLRDDYPKNLKPIYDAPVLLYYRGSLSATDEFSIGIVGTRTPSEYGRQICEHFAEEFSKMNIPLMSGMAKGVDSICHKTACKFGNVNYALLGCGVDVIYPPENKKLYDEVAEVGAIVSEFPPGTFPDKPNFPKRNRLISGISLGTIIIESAARGGALITAGFAIDQNREVFAVPGHLNSKQSEGTNNLIKRGTAKLVMNADDVLVELESKMKNFVKAKNKEEKKVLPNLSKSETVIYNLLGFEPMHIDKIYEGTGFNISSCLVELLSLEFKGIVRQLPGKYFVRA, encoded by the coding sequence ATGACTGTAAATCTTGATTTAAGCGAGACAGACTTCAGAGAAATTAAATATTTATATTTCCTTTCAAGAATTGAAAACATAGGAAATGTAAAGATAACCTCGCTTGTCAATTTGTTCAAAAGCGCCGAAGCAGTTTTCAACGCAGACCTGCTCAGCATAAAGAATACCGAAATTCTGACAATCGCAAATATTAAAAATTTGGAGAAAGTCAGGAATAGCCAGGCAGCGATGGAAAGTCTTGAAAAAGAGTTTTCAAACCTGATGGACGTATGTGAAAAGAAAGATATAAAGATTACAAGTTTTTTAAGAGATGATTATCCGAAGAATTTAAAACCTATTTATGATGCTCCCGTTCTTTTATATTATAGAGGAAGTCTAAGCGCGACGGATGAGTTTTCAATCGGTATAGTTGGTACCAGAACTCCAAGCGAATATGGAAGACAGATATGCGAACATTTTGCCGAAGAGTTTTCAAAGATGAACATTCCTTTAATGAGCGGAATGGCTAAGGGAGTCGATTCAATCTGTCACAAGACAGCCTGCAAATTCGGAAATGTAAATTATGCATTGCTTGGCTGCGGAGTGGATGTAATTTATCCGCCTGAGAATAAAAAGTTGTATGATGAAGTCGCTGAAGTCGGAGCAATTGTATCTGAGTTTCCGCCCGGGACTTTCCCTGATAAGCCGAACTTCCCAAAGAGAAACAGACTTATAAGCGGAATCAGTCTTGGTACAATTATCATTGAGAGCGCAGCACGAGGCGGCGCATTAATAACTGCGGGATTTGCTATTGACCAGAACAGGGAAGTATTTGCAGTACCGGGACATCTTAATTCAAAGCAATCGGAAGGAACTAACAATTTAATAAAGCGCGGAACCGCAAAGCTTGTGATGAACGCAGATGATGTATTGGTTGAGCTTGAAAGCAAAATGAAAAATTTTGTTAAAGCAAAAAATAAAGAAGAGAAAAAAGTATTGCCGAACTTATCAAAGTCAGAAACTGTTATTTATAATTTACTGGGATTTGAACCGATGCACATAGATAAGATTTACGAAGGAACAGGATTTAATATTTCATCTTGTTTGGTCGAGCTGCTTAGTCTGGAGTTCAAAGGAATAGTCAGACAGCTTCCCGGAAAATATTTTGTAAGAGCGTGA